From a region of the Calliphora vicina chromosome 4, idCalVici1.1, whole genome shotgun sequence genome:
- the LOC135958601 gene encoding uncharacterized protein LOC135958601 → MSMANKEARKRAKNYSDEEELVELVEAYKHLIENKKSDAVVWKQKEEAWAKIEEKFSAATGSNRPWKSLRDKYEFIKRKSKTKLSNQTVSSKIAAMLGDSATGLENNYDSDFSKYISLICCNNVFIKEIVCVDENTDWSNWTPTSLKQAKSKELVVGGKSKINLEVNEKSMSTEDFGKEIVCREEKTDWSNWTPTRLKQAKSKELVVGGKRKRNLEDERIQLTILQQQFYRDENTRAQEKHEQEVLSLKLKNEMLQLELAEKKNKTLRTYTFILFFN, encoded by the exons atgtcgatgGCAAATAAAGAAGCAAGAAAGCGGGCCAAAAACTATAGTGATGAAGAAGAACTTGTAGAACTAGTGGAAGCTTACAAGCACctaatcgaaaataaaaaatcggaCGCCGTAGTTTGGAAGCAGAAGGAAGAGGCATGGGCTAAAATAGAAGAGAAGTTTTCAGCAGCAACTGGCTCGAACAGACCTTGGAAGTCACTCCGTGACAAGTATGAATTTATAAAACGAAAGTCCAAGACGAAGTTATCTAACCAGACTGTGTCCTCGAAAATAGCTGCCATGCTGGGAGATTCGGCCACTGGATTAGAAAACAATTACGATAGTGACTTTAGTAAGtatatatcgctcatttgctgcaacaacgta tttattaaagaaattgtttGCGTAGATGAAAATACTGACTGGTCAAACTGGACGCCAACAAGCTTAAAGCAAGCAAAATCTAAAGAGCTAGTAGTAGGCGGTaagagtaaaataaatttagaagttAACGAGAAGTCTATGAGCACTGaagat TTTGGTAAAGAGATTGTTTGCAGAGAGGAAAAGACAGACTGGTCAAACTGGACGCCAACAAGATTAAAGCAAGCAAAATCAAAAGAGCTAGTAGTAGGCGGTAAGAGGAAGAGAAATCTAGAAGACGAAAGGATTCAGTTGACAATACTCCAACAACAATTTTATAGAGACGAAAATACTCGTGCCCAGGAGAAGCATGAACAGGAGGTCTTGtcgctaaaattaaaaaatgaaatgcTGCAGCTGGAACtagctgaaaaaaaaaacaaaaccttgCGAACatatacttttatattattttttaactaa